One genomic segment of Chitinibacter sp. FCG-7 includes these proteins:
- a CDS encoding ABC transporter permease, whose translation MSKSNRINKWLISGPPLLYLIIFFAIPSLIMAFAAFRFPEDYGGLLPLIGVNPDTGANELLVNAQNWRDYLTFENFGLFFTDSIYVELFAKSFWYAGITTLICLAMAYPLAWLIARSPKKYRDLMILLVILPFWSNFLIRVYAWMIILGPQGYFSMAINQALGLIGIGPVQLMFSHVAVIIVLVYVHLPFMVLPLYANLEKHDMALLDAAQDLGASGWQRFWKITWPLSLPGVWAGAALVFIPALGMFAVPDLVGGTDGIMIGNLIKQQFLDSRDWPFGSVLSIMLTLAVLLLAGMAALIGRGGKRNAL comes from the coding sequence ATGTCGAAAAGCAACCGAATTAATAAGTGGCTCATTTCCGGGCCACCGCTGCTCTATCTGATTATTTTCTTTGCGATTCCATCGCTGATCATGGCTTTCGCGGCGTTTCGTTTTCCTGAGGATTACGGTGGCTTGCTGCCGCTGATCGGTGTGAACCCGGACACGGGCGCGAACGAGCTGCTGGTGAATGCGCAAAACTGGCGCGATTACCTGACGTTTGAAAACTTCGGCCTGTTTTTTACCGACTCGATTTATGTCGAGCTGTTTGCCAAATCGTTCTGGTACGCCGGGATTACCACGCTGATTTGTCTGGCGATGGCGTATCCGCTGGCGTGGCTGATTGCGCGTAGCCCGAAAAAATACCGTGATCTGATGATCCTGCTGGTGATTTTGCCGTTCTGGAGTAACTTCCTGATCCGCGTTTACGCGTGGATGATTATTCTGGGCCCGCAGGGCTATTTCAGTATGGCGATTAATCAGGCGCTGGGCCTGATCGGCATTGGCCCGGTGCAACTGATGTTTAGCCATGTGGCAGTGATTATTGTGCTGGTGTATGTGCACCTGCCGTTTATGGTGCTGCCGCTGTACGCCAATCTGGAAAAGCACGATATGGCGCTACTTGATGCCGCACAAGACCTGGGGGCATCGGGCTGGCAGCGTTTCTGGAAGATCACTTGGCCGCTATCCCTCCCGGGGGTATGGGCAGGTGCAGCCTTGGTGTTTATTCCGGCGCTGGGCATGTTTGCCGTGCCCGATCTGGTGGGCGGCACCGACGGAATCATGATTGGTAACTTAATTAAGCAGCAGTTCCTCGATAGTCGCGACTGGCCGTTTGGCTCGGTGCTGTCGATTATGCTGACGCTGGCGGTATTGCTACTGGCCGGTATGGCTGCGTTGATTGGTCGGGGAGGCAAGCGCAATGCACTCTAA
- a CDS encoding VanZ family protein — MPRLTPIRYLARQAEPTRISPFFVLVSLLVVLIVSLFPFSNWRFTGEPVLAFFSYPLPYYATVFDNAINVLAYIPLGFGLVLMFRRRMLASLLALLCCALVSSGVEFLQQFLPGRVASNLDILSNTLGGAIGVVIGLILRSRRWVHRWLIFRHEYLATGRVMEWGLVWLVLWFVSQLDPTQPYLGVVVEPRGLPQPFVAPMADAALFLRLLEAGGMMLNLAGVGLYVSVLLAYGRDIPRVISLVLGLALALKMAFAGMLLKPEQFFVWLNLNIVLGGLCGSLILLAAWTLRRRYRAILAVACLSLATVVSMIWPLSPQLSATLPLFKWQYGHLQHFSGLAQVIGDIWPFGALALLICFLLGDSGANE, encoded by the coding sequence ATGCCCCGTCTTACTCCGATCCGTTATCTGGCACGCCAGGCTGAACCGACCCGCATTTCGCCGTTTTTTGTGCTGGTGTCGCTGTTGGTGGTGCTGATTGTCAGCCTGTTCCCGTTTAGCAATTGGCGCTTTACTGGCGAGCCGGTATTGGCGTTTTTCAGCTATCCGCTGCCGTATTACGCCACCGTTTTTGACAATGCGATTAATGTGCTGGCCTATATTCCGCTCGGGTTTGGTCTGGTGCTGATGTTCCGGCGACGCATGTTGGCCTCGCTGCTGGCTTTACTCTGCTGCGCGCTGGTTTCATCGGGCGTCGAGTTTTTGCAGCAATTTCTGCCCGGGCGTGTGGCGTCCAATCTGGATATTCTGAGTAATACGCTGGGTGGTGCGATAGGAGTGGTGATCGGTCTGATTTTGCGCAGCCGCCGCTGGGTACATCGCTGGCTGATTTTCCGACATGAATATCTGGCCACAGGCCGGGTGATGGAGTGGGGGCTGGTCTGGCTGGTGCTGTGGTTTGTGTCGCAGCTTGACCCGACGCAGCCTTATCTGGGCGTCGTGGTCGAGCCGCGTGGCTTACCACAGCCCTTTGTTGCGCCAATGGCTGATGCGGCGCTATTTCTACGCTTGCTCGAAGCGGGCGGCATGATGCTCAACCTGGCGGGGGTGGGCCTGTATGTGTCGGTGCTGCTGGCGTACGGGCGCGATATTCCGCGCGTGATCAGTCTGGTACTAGGCCTCGCGCTGGCGCTGAAAATGGCTTTTGCCGGCATGCTGCTCAAACCCGAGCAGTTTTTTGTCTGGCTTAATCTGAATATCGTGCTGGGCGGGCTGTGTGGCAGCTTGATTTTGCTGGCTGCCTGGACTTTACGGCGGCGCTATCGGGCAATTTTGGCGGTCGCCTGCCTCAGTCTGGCGACGGTGGTGAGCATGATCTGGCCATTAAGCCCGCAACTATCGGCCACTCTGCCGCTGTTCAAGTGGCAGTACGGGCATTTACAGCACTTTAGCGGGCTGGCTCAGGTGATTGGCGATATCTGGCCGTTTGGTGCACTGGCCTTGCTGATCTGCTTTTTGCTCGGCGACTCGGGGGCCAACGAGTAG
- a CDS encoding ABC transporter ATP-binding protein: protein MALLEIRDVVKRFGDFTAVNHVSLSVEAGEFFTLLGPSGCGKTTLLRMLAGFEQPDSGEIVLDGVNVAAVPPEKRPVHTVFQNYALFPHMTVAQNIAFPLKMANVAADEIKTRVTEVLEDVRLSQFATRYPNELSGGQRQRVAIARALVNRPRLLLLDEPLSALDAKLREEMQIELINLQKEVGITFVYVTHDQGEALALSHRIAVMNKGEVAQLDAPETIYSYPKSRFVADFIGQCNLLDATVKSISSDRMQIEIAGVGIAETLPVAGAQVGQGGCLTVRPEKIKLGATLPSDDADEVHFKGKVHDCLYLGDVTIYIVELDNGMLVETMLPNSAPGRAKFFDDNDLVELAWRFDAGHFILA, encoded by the coding sequence ATGGCGCTGCTAGAGATTCGGGATGTCGTTAAACGCTTCGGTGATTTTACGGCGGTCAACCACGTTAGCCTCTCGGTTGAGGCGGGCGAATTTTTTACATTATTGGGGCCATCCGGTTGCGGCAAAACCACATTGCTGCGCATGCTGGCTGGTTTCGAGCAGCCCGATTCGGGCGAGATTGTCCTCGATGGCGTCAATGTCGCCGCTGTGCCACCGGAAAAACGCCCGGTACATACTGTATTTCAGAATTACGCGCTGTTTCCGCACATGACGGTGGCGCAGAATATCGCCTTCCCGCTGAAAATGGCGAATGTCGCCGCCGACGAAATCAAAACCCGCGTGACCGAAGTGCTGGAAGACGTTCGTCTTAGTCAGTTTGCCACGCGTTATCCGAATGAGCTTTCCGGCGGTCAGCGCCAGCGTGTCGCCATTGCGCGCGCGCTGGTCAATCGCCCGCGTCTGCTTCTGCTCGACGAGCCGCTATCGGCGCTGGACGCCAAATTGCGCGAAGAAATGCAGATCGAATTGATCAATCTGCAAAAAGAAGTTGGCATTACCTTTGTTTATGTTACGCACGATCAGGGCGAAGCCTTGGCGTTGTCGCACCGCATTGCGGTGATGAACAAGGGCGAAGTGGCGCAGCTGGACGCGCCGGAAACGATTTACAGCTACCCAAAAAGCCGTTTTGTCGCCGACTTTATCGGCCAGTGCAACCTGCTTGATGCGACAGTGAAATCGATCAGCAGCGACCGGATGCAGATTGAAATTGCCGGCGTCGGTATTGCTGAAACCTTGCCCGTGGCGGGCGCACAAGTGGGGCAAGGTGGTTGCCTGACCGTGCGGCCAGAAAAAATCAAACTCGGCGCGACGTTGCCAAGTGACGACGCCGACGAAGTGCATTTCAAAGGCAAGGTGCACGATTGCCTGTATCTGGGCGATGTGACGATTTATATCGTCGAGCTGGATAACGGCATGCTGGTGGAAACCATGCTGCCGAATTCTGCACCGGGTCGGGCGAAATTCTTTGATGACAATGATCTGGTTGAGTTGGCGTGGCGCTTTGACGCTGGCCATTTCATCTTGGCCTAA
- a CDS encoding ABC transporter substrate-binding protein, producing MKKVLLALMLAAGTVHTAQAEDVLHLYNWNNYIAPETVKNFEKSCKCRVVQDYYGAMEEMLAKLAAGAKGYDVVIPTGFAIPPMIKQNLLQPLDKSKLANAKNVSPAFMNTQFDQGNKYSLPYSFSTTLVGYNDKKIKELGINPSSWAIIFDPAVLAKIKGKVTVLDDSREVFAAALMYNGYSANSTKPEEWKKAQATIIKAKPFWAAFNGQSYIKELTLGNIWVAHGYSSDMFQANIDAKAAKRNFGVAYGLQKEGNTLSLDSMVVLKTAPRPDLAAKFVNFMLDGKNASELTNMIGTGTPNAAAAPFVKPEMKQNSAVFPSAEQMKKLQQLTALEGKALRDLNRMWTQVKTAK from the coding sequence ATGAAGAAAGTATTATTGGCCTTGATGCTGGCTGCCGGTACGGTTCATACCGCCCAGGCTGAAGATGTGCTGCACCTGTACAACTGGAATAATTATATTGCCCCGGAAACCGTCAAGAATTTTGAGAAAAGCTGCAAATGCCGCGTAGTGCAAGACTACTACGGCGCAATGGAAGAAATGCTGGCCAAGCTGGCAGCCGGTGCCAAAGGCTATGACGTTGTGATTCCGACCGGCTTTGCGATTCCGCCGATGATCAAGCAGAACCTGCTGCAGCCATTGGACAAAAGCAAACTGGCAAACGCCAAAAATGTCAGCCCGGCCTTTATGAATACCCAGTTTGATCAGGGTAATAAATACTCTCTGCCATATTCATTCAGTACCACGCTGGTTGGCTACAACGACAAAAAAATCAAAGAGCTGGGAATCAACCCGTCTTCATGGGCGATTATTTTTGACCCGGCCGTGCTGGCTAAAATCAAAGGCAAGGTCACTGTGCTGGACGACAGCCGTGAAGTCTTTGCGGCCGCGCTGATGTATAACGGCTACTCGGCCAATTCGACCAAGCCGGAAGAGTGGAAAAAAGCGCAGGCAACCATTATCAAAGCCAAGCCATTCTGGGCGGCATTCAATGGTCAGAGCTATATCAAGGAGCTGACGCTGGGCAATATCTGGGTAGCGCACGGCTATTCGAGCGATATGTTCCAGGCCAATATCGACGCCAAAGCGGCCAAACGTAATTTTGGTGTGGCGTATGGCCTGCAAAAAGAAGGCAATACCTTGTCGCTCGATAGCATGGTGGTGCTCAAAACTGCCCCGCGCCCTGATCTGGCCGCCAAGTTTGTCAACTTTATGCTCGATGGTAAAAACGCGTCCGAGCTGACCAATATGATTGGTACGGGTACACCGAATGCGGCAGCTGCACCGTTCGTGAAGCCGGAAATGAAGCAGAACTCGGCGGTCTTCCCATCGGCCGAGCAGATGAAGAAATTGCAGCAGTTGACTGCACTGGAAGGCAAAGCACTGCGCGATTTGAACCGGATGTGGACTCAAGTTAAAACGGCCAAGTAA
- a CDS encoding deoxyguanosinetriphosphate triphosphohydrolase has translation MNWQQLLSAQRLGITEDGAADIETGRSNYHKDHDRIVFCSPFRRMGRKTQVHPMTENDHVHTRLTHSIEVACVGRSLGVMIGERLQGELPASITPYDLGGIVQAACLAHDIGNPPFGHAGEYAIRDWFRRPEHAYLMQNLSPSERRDLVTYEGNAQGFRIITQLENHRFEGGLRLTYATLGTTLKYPWSSEYAGGKGKFSCYESEREILQQVAQTLGLPELAPGKWARHPLSYLMEAADDICYAILDLEDGIEIGMLPYETVEPLLMKICGGERSLLELEVAAAPSNRRKISLLRGKAIDRCVREVANTFMAHYQRLMDGSYQGDLLNDCPYTMRQGINEAKQLARDRIFNERRKIEIEVGSFTCLDILLDAFCKASYELKVSPHMPFRMKRVLDLMEYNAPKKDWPLYETYRRVLDFIGGMTDNYATYLAQQVGGMGR, from the coding sequence ATGAACTGGCAACAATTACTCAGCGCCCAGCGTCTGGGCATCACCGAAGACGGCGCTGCAGACATTGAGACTGGCCGCAGCAATTATCACAAAGACCACGACCGCATCGTGTTCTGCTCGCCGTTTCGCCGCATGGGGCGCAAAACGCAAGTCCACCCGATGACCGAGAATGATCATGTACACACACGCCTGACGCACAGCATTGAAGTCGCCTGCGTGGGGCGCAGCCTGGGTGTCATGATCGGAGAACGTTTACAAGGTGAATTGCCTGCGTCTATTACGCCGTATGATCTGGGCGGCATTGTACAGGCAGCGTGTCTGGCGCACGACATTGGCAATCCGCCGTTTGGCCACGCGGGTGAATACGCGATTCGCGACTGGTTTCGCCGCCCTGAGCACGCCTACCTGATGCAGAATCTCAGCCCGTCCGAGCGACGCGATCTGGTGACTTATGAAGGCAATGCGCAGGGTTTTCGCATTATCACTCAGCTGGAAAATCACCGCTTTGAAGGCGGCCTGCGCCTCACCTACGCCACGCTGGGCACCACGCTGAAATACCCGTGGAGCAGCGAATACGCGGGTGGCAAAGGCAAATTCAGTTGCTATGAATCCGAACGCGAGATATTGCAGCAAGTGGCGCAAACGCTGGGCCTGCCCGAGCTGGCACCGGGCAAATGGGCGCGCCATCCATTGTCGTATCTGATGGAAGCAGCGGACGACATCTGCTACGCAATCCTTGATCTGGAAGACGGCATTGAAATCGGCATGCTGCCGTATGAAACCGTCGAGCCGCTACTGATGAAGATTTGCGGCGGCGAGCGCAGCCTGCTCGAGCTGGAAGTGGCCGCCGCCCCGTCCAATCGGCGCAAAATCTCGCTACTGCGCGGCAAGGCGATTGATCGCTGCGTACGCGAGGTGGCCAACACCTTTATGGCGCATTACCAGCGTCTGATGGATGGCTCGTATCAGGGCGACCTGCTTAACGATTGCCCGTACACCATGCGCCAGGGCATCAATGAGGCCAAACAGCTGGCACGTGACCGGATTTTCAACGAGCGGAGAAAGATTGAAATTGAGGTCGGCTCCTTCACCTGCCTCGACATCCTGCTCGACGCCTTCTGCAAAGCCTCATACGAGCTGAAAGTCAGCCCGCACATGCCATTCCGGATGAAACGCGTACTTGATCTGATGGAATATAATGCGCCGAAAAAAGACTGGCCACTCTACGAAACCTACCGCCGCGTCCTCGATTTTATCGGCGGCATGACCGATAACTACGCCACCTACCTAGCCCAGCAGGTGGGCGGCATGGGTAGATAG
- a CDS encoding HD-GYP domain-containing protein produces METRVHVLDLKAGLYVTELDRPWLDTPFLLQGFLIETQQQLEQLREHCEYVTVDLNRSSGGMSNWIYLSNSHSQIPTGFDTPALSALIQSPVEEKERRERINVLKELRRLFSALFSSGSKPGPSSRRVEIPIILYEQEEQVEIELPKAQAIHKASRDFMQSMIESVQQDLHPSLDDANVVVADLVDSIIRNPNALLLLTQLKDRDQYSYSHAIDNAVYLLAFGRHLGYPVEELKKLGLAGLMLDIGKVRLPAELLSRTGRYTQGEFMLMKTHVQHSLDILGQMDAVPIDVIDMVARHHERYDGSGYPNALKAEEIGIFGSMAGIVDCFTALTSERSYSDAKPAHEALQLLYKWSEKYFHPALVEQFAQCIGIFHVGTLVELSTGEVGIVIGQNRVRRLKPKLMIILGSDKKPYAKPHTLDLITNPAGPNGLPISLRRELSRGAYNIDPREYFLE; encoded by the coding sequence TTGGAAACTCGTGTTCACGTTCTTGATTTAAAAGCGGGGCTCTACGTCACCGAGCTGGACAGGCCCTGGCTGGATACGCCCTTTTTGCTGCAAGGCTTTCTAATCGAAACCCAGCAGCAGCTTGAACAATTGCGCGAGCATTGCGAATATGTCACGGTTGATCTGAATCGATCATCAGGGGGTATGTCCAACTGGATCTACTTATCCAACAGCCACAGCCAGATACCCACCGGATTTGATACCCCAGCGCTGAGTGCGCTGATTCAGTCTCCGGTCGAAGAAAAAGAACGCCGCGAGCGCATCAATGTCTTAAAAGAACTGCGGCGACTTTTTTCCGCGCTGTTTTCGTCCGGCAGCAAGCCAGGCCCGAGCTCACGCCGGGTAGAAATACCGATCATCCTGTACGAGCAGGAAGAGCAAGTCGAAATCGAGCTGCCCAAAGCGCAAGCCATCCACAAAGCCTCGCGCGATTTCATGCAGAGCATGATCGAATCGGTGCAGCAGGATTTACACCCCAGCCTTGATGACGCCAATGTGGTGGTCGCCGATCTGGTCGACTCCATCATCCGCAACCCCAATGCCCTACTGCTACTCACCCAGCTGAAAGATCGCGACCAATACAGCTACTCGCACGCCATTGACAATGCCGTCTACCTGCTCGCCTTTGGCCGTCATTTGGGCTATCCGGTTGAGGAGCTGAAAAAGCTCGGGCTGGCCGGGCTGATGCTCGATATTGGCAAGGTACGGCTACCGGCCGAATTACTCAGCCGCACCGGCCGCTATACCCAGGGCGAATTCATGCTGATGAAAACGCATGTGCAGCACAGTCTGGATATTCTGGGTCAGATGGACGCGGTACCCATTGACGTGATCGACATGGTGGCGCGCCACCACGAACGCTACGATGGCAGCGGCTATCCGAACGCCTTGAAAGCCGAAGAAATCGGCATTTTTGGCAGCATGGCCGGGATTGTCGATTGCTTCACGGCGCTGACCAGCGAGCGCAGCTATTCGGACGCCAAGCCTGCGCATGAAGCGCTGCAACTGCTCTATAAATGGAGCGAAAAGTACTTTCACCCGGCACTAGTCGAGCAATTTGCCCAGTGCATCGGGATTTTCCACGTCGGCACGCTGGTGGAATTATCCACGGGCGAAGTCGGCATTGTGATCGGCCAGAACCGGGTACGCAGACTCAAACCCAAGCTAATGATCATTCTGGGTAGCGATAAAAAACCCTATGCCAAACCCCACACACTGGATTTGATCACCAATCCGGCCGGACCCAATGGCCTGCCGATCTCGCTTCGGCGCGAATTATCGCGCGGAGCCTACAATATCGATCCACGCGAATACTTCCTGGAGTAA
- a CDS encoding ABC transporter permease, whose product MHSKQSKWLWAAALLAYAFLYVPLIIVVVYSFNDSKLNAEWVGFTFKWYDMLFKNEQMLVAARNSLLIAIVTSVCATVLGTLAGLAMHKYKLRLLPLLVLTPIAIPEILMGVSLLIFFVMLNMTLGLVSVALAHIAFCIGFVAIVVRSRLQGMDESLVEAARDLGATPVQAFRLVTMPLIMPGIIAGALMAFTLSIDDFVITFFTAGAGASTLPLQIYSMIRIAVTPEVNAVSTLLMVLTLCLILLASKLAPSALRAE is encoded by the coding sequence ATGCACTCTAAACAATCCAAATGGCTCTGGGCCGCAGCGCTGTTGGCCTATGCATTTCTGTACGTACCGCTGATTATTGTCGTGGTGTACTCATTTAATGATTCCAAGCTCAATGCCGAGTGGGTAGGCTTTACCTTTAAATGGTACGACATGCTATTCAAGAATGAGCAGATGCTGGTCGCGGCGCGCAACTCACTGCTGATTGCGATTGTCACCAGTGTGTGCGCGACGGTGCTGGGCACGCTGGCTGGACTGGCGATGCATAAATACAAGCTGCGCCTGTTGCCGCTGCTGGTGCTGACGCCGATTGCGATTCCCGAGATTTTGATGGGCGTCTCTTTGCTGATCTTCTTCGTGATGCTCAATATGACGCTGGGTCTGGTCTCGGTGGCGCTGGCGCATATCGCATTTTGTATCGGCTTTGTCGCTATTGTCGTTCGCTCGCGCCTGCAGGGGATGGACGAATCGCTGGTTGAGGCCGCGCGTGATCTGGGTGCGACGCCAGTGCAGGCCTTCCGTCTGGTGACGATGCCGCTGATTATGCCGGGGATTATTGCTGGCGCGCTGATGGCCTTTACGCTGTCGATTGACGATTTCGTGATTACCTTCTTTACCGCGGGCGCGGGGGCATCGACGCTGCCATTGCAGATTTATTCAATGATCCGCATCGCCGTGACGCCGGAAGTGAACGCGGTCTCCACCTTGCTGATGGTACTGACATTGTGCCTGATTCTGTTGGCGAGCAAATTGGCGCCCAGTGCGCTGCGTGCCGAGTAA
- a CDS encoding 6-pyruvoyl trahydropterin synthase family protein, translating to MLIRKLFKFENAHIVRNCSSERCRTSIHGHSYKVEVLLEATALDHGQMVYDFGLMKGTIRDVIDAFDHAVCFWDRDDAEYIRLCKQFSARWISMPVSPSAEQFARLFFVVIDQILAQTIMANGEADVRLHSIIAHETDTGYAQAFREDAYNPRMGLIALQDIEFSAQCQQEWHDPLMYQKLLTAGQFNNPAVPLQVQPE from the coding sequence ATGCTGATTCGTAAACTGTTTAAATTTGAAAATGCCCACATCGTGCGCAACTGCTCTTCCGAGCGCTGCCGCACGTCGATTCACGGCCACAGCTATAAGGTGGAAGTGTTGCTGGAAGCCACCGCACTCGATCACGGGCAGATGGTTTATGACTTTGGCCTGATGAAGGGCACGATACGCGATGTGATCGACGCTTTTGATCATGCCGTGTGTTTCTGGGATCGTGATGACGCCGAATACATCCGGCTGTGCAAACAGTTTTCGGCTCGCTGGATTTCCATGCCGGTTTCGCCGTCTGCCGAGCAATTTGCCCGCCTGTTTTTCGTCGTCATTGACCAGATTCTGGCGCAAACCATTATGGCCAACGGCGAAGCCGACGTGCGTTTGCATTCAATTATTGCGCACGAAACCGACACCGGCTACGCACAGGCTTTCCGCGAAGACGCCTACAACCCCAGAATGGGGCTGATCGCGCTGCAGGATATTGAATTCTCGGCGCAATGCCAGCAGGAATGGCATGACCCGCTGATGTATCAGAAGCTGCTGACCGCCGGCCAATTTAACAATCCTGCCGTACCCCTTCAAGTGCAGCCCGAATAG
- a CDS encoding putative bifunctional diguanylate cyclase/phosphodiesterase has protein sequence MPTRPAPAALMTTPRHLLDELIAEGLSQTDQDKKTAVIYLELRHLHPGHYRERLLELMLTRLHSVVRTGDYLFQLDSHSALLLLNQLSGVSHAMLAAHRAQQVLMDAPTDEQRLYPQIGIALAPDHGSDGETLIDAAKIAAHQFAHEHIGIYDPDRDWLGQQLARLEAPLREALQQNKFHLAFQPKIELASQQVTGLEVLLRWENELLGSISPYEIISVAEHLGLMDRLSQWVIQTALRNFAQLRQHGYTGSLGINLAPNNLRDPHLAGFISNALAVWGVPAEKVIFEITESAVIEEFDMALRQLEHIKDMGCQLALDDFGTGYSSLSYLKRLPIDELKIDRSFIMHLTEQEDDRAIVESIIELAHRLRLQVTAEGVEQAAEKALLEQYHCDVIQGFFYSKPLILSDMITYLQQQRAAR, from the coding sequence ATGCCGACGCGCCCTGCTCCTGCTGCGCTAATGACCACCCCTAGGCATTTACTCGACGAACTGATTGCCGAAGGGCTAAGCCAGACCGATCAGGACAAAAAAACTGCCGTCATCTATCTGGAGCTGCGCCATCTGCATCCTGGGCATTACCGCGAGCGCTTGCTGGAACTGATGCTCACGCGGCTGCACAGTGTAGTCCGGACGGGCGATTATCTATTCCAGCTCGATTCGCACAGCGCGCTATTGCTGCTCAATCAGCTCAGCGGCGTCAGCCACGCCATGCTGGCCGCCCACCGCGCACAGCAGGTGCTGATGGATGCGCCCACAGACGAGCAAAGACTGTATCCGCAAATCGGCATTGCGCTCGCACCCGATCACGGCAGCGATGGCGAAACGCTGATTGATGCGGCCAAAATTGCGGCACACCAGTTTGCCCACGAGCACATCGGCATTTACGACCCGGATCGCGACTGGCTCGGACAACAGCTGGCGCGGCTGGAAGCGCCGCTGCGCGAAGCCTTGCAGCAGAACAAGTTTCATCTGGCTTTCCAGCCCAAAATCGAGTTGGCCAGCCAGCAAGTAACCGGGCTGGAAGTGCTGCTGCGCTGGGAAAACGAACTGCTGGGCAGCATCTCGCCGTACGAGATTATCAGCGTGGCCGAACATCTGGGCCTGATGGACAGACTGTCGCAATGGGTGATTCAAACTGCGCTGCGCAATTTTGCCCAGTTGCGCCAGCACGGCTACACCGGATCGCTGGGCATTAATCTGGCACCCAATAATCTGCGCGATCCGCATCTGGCTGGCTTTATTTCCAACGCGCTGGCCGTCTGGGGTGTTCCGGCCGAAAAAGTGATTTTCGAGATTACCGAATCGGCGGTGATCGAAGAATTCGATATGGCGCTGCGGCAGCTGGAACACATCAAGGACATGGGCTGCCAGCTGGCGCTGGATGATTTTGGCACCGGCTATTCCTCGCTGTCCTACCTGAAACGCCTGCCGATTGACGAGCTGAAAATCGACCGCAGTTTTATCATGCACCTGACTGAACAGGAAGACGACCGGGCGATTGTGGAAAGCATCATCGAGCTGGCGCACCGACTCAGGCTGCAAGTCACCGCCGAGGGCGTCGAACAAGCCGCTGAAAAAGCGCTGCTCGAGCAATATCACTGCGATGTGATTCAGGGCTTTTTCTACAGCAAGCCGCTGATTCTGAGCGACATGATTACTTATCTGCAACAACAGCGAGCAGCCCGATGA